In the Gossypium raimondii isolate GPD5lz chromosome 9, ASM2569854v1, whole genome shotgun sequence genome, one interval contains:
- the LOC105798677 gene encoding kinesin-like protein KIN-14K, which produces MSPQSYAKQREIVIQWLNTVLPDLRLPTEASDEELRACLIDGTVLCRILNRLSPSSPNEESSENSSVSQSENVKRFLATMDELGIPRFEVSDLEKGSMKTVVYCLLSLKLHFISSGEELSTLSTITKAESIDDDGSSPGSLQQFFGEEMRNAFPGLKLQCAMHNQVISEPSPAVLKHVGHKFHEVFQLKQACYADLPVTKILEMMESNSLESAPTQALLHVVYGILDETAETMNSEIPHHVACLLRKAVQEMGRRLSTQADHLRTQNNLYRAREEKHRSKIKELEALVSVSRKETKHVTVQPQQIRSRRKKNISWFSASTLLKCFRPTSQTANSKLEEEQKVEKQEMIKLVKENEKNILELSAMRQELDIVGMVHKFCSLEMEAEAKAAIAILQLKIKELECLLADSNNKVKELEASFESKCQSWTMKEKIYQRFIDFQFEAMQKLRSSSEAIKQEVLETQKRYSFEFNHLESKLKAVTDAAGNYHEVLKENHKLFSELQDLKGNIRVYCRIRPFLPGQTEKLSTIENISENGQLVIANPSKPGKDGQRSFKFNKVFGPDATQGEVFADIQPFVKSVVDGYNVCIFAYGQTGSGKTYTMTGPTGATEEEWGVNYLALNHLFKVSQDRKSNMVYEVEVQMVEIYNEQVRDLLSSDGSPKRVGITTISQPNGLAVPEACMHPVISTSDVLDLMDIGFKNRAVSATALNARSSRSHSIVTVHVRGKNVKTGTVLYGNLHLIDLAGSERVDRSEVTGHRLREAQHINKSLSSLGDVIFALAKKSPHVPYRNSKLTQVLQSSLGGQAKTIMLVQLNPDATSFSESMSTLKFAERVSGVELGAAQSSKEEKDVRELLEQMASLKDKIAEKDEEIRRLKSLRDLKPRIPQQHQL; this is translated from the exons ATGTCTCCCCAATCTTATG CCAAGCAACGGGAGATTGTGATTCAGTGGTTGAACACCGTTCTTCCTGATCTCAGGTTGCCAACAGAAGCCTCAGATGAAGAGTTGCGAGCTTGCTTGATTGATGGCACTGTCCTATGTAGAATCTTGAACAGGCTTAGTCCTAGTTCTCCAAACGAG GAAAGTTCTGAAAATTCTTCAGTATCGCAGTCAGAAAATGTTAAAAGATTTTTAGCCACTATGGATGAGTTAGGGATACCCAGATTTGAGGTGTCAGACCTAGAGAAG GGATCTATGAAGACTGTTGTCTACTGCCTTTTATCACTAAAGTTACATTTCATATCATCTGGAGAGGAGTTATCTACCTTAAGTACTATTACTAAAGCTGAAAGCATTGATGATGATGGATCGTCCCCTGGCTCTCTCCAACAATTTTTTGGTGAAGAAATGAGGAACGCTTTCCCAGGATTAAAATTGCAGTGTGCCATGCACAATCAAGTTATTTCAG AACCATCACCTGCAGTATTGAAGCATGTTGGACACAAGTTCCATGAGGTGTTTCAGTTGAAACAAGCATGTTATGCTGATCTCCCTGTgacaaaaattttagagatgATGGAGTCAAACAGTTTAGAA AGTGCCCCAACTCAGGCACTTTTACATGTTGTGTATGGAATTCTGGATGAAACTGCTGAAACAATGAACAGCGAAATACCTCAT CATGTGGCTTGTCTCTTGAGAAAAGCTGTGCAGGAGATGGGACGGCGTCTATCAACACAAGCAGATCATCTAAGAACT CAAAACAATCTGTATAGGGCTCGTGAGGAGAAGCACCGATCGAAAATTAAAGAACTTGAGGCCCTTGTATCTGTGTCTCGTAAAGAGACTAAG CATGTCACAGTCCAGCCTCAGCAGATAAGGAGTCGAAGAAAAAAGAACATTTCTTGGTTTTCAGCTTCAACACTCTTGAAATGCTTCCGCCCTACCTCACAG ACTGCAAACTCGAAATTGGAAGAAGAACAGAAAGTTGAGAAGCAGGAGATGATTAAGTTGgtgaaagaaaatgagaaaaacatCCTTGAACTTTCAGCAATGAGACAAGAACTAGATATTGTTGGAATGGTGCACAAGTTTTGCTCCTTGGAAATGGAAGCAGAGGCAAAGGCTGCTATAGCAATACTTCAACTGAAGATAAAAGAGCTTGAGTGCCTCCTTGCTGATTCAAACAATAAGGTGAAAGAGCTTGAAGCAAGTTTCGagtcaaaatgccagagttggACCATGAAAGAGAAAATCTACCAAAGGTTTATTGATTTTCAGTTTGAAGCAATGCAG AAATTGAGGTCAAGTTCCGAAGCCATTAAGCAAGAAGTTTTGGAAACACAGAAGAGATACTCCTTTGAATTTAATCACTTAG AATCGAAGCTCAAAGCAGTAACAGATGCGGCAGGGAACTATCATGAAGTTCTTAAAGAAAATCATAAGCTTTTTAGTGAGCTACAGGATCTGAAAG gGAACATTAGAGTTTATTGCCGAATAAGGCCTTTTCTACCTGGACAAACCGAAAAACTGTCGACTATAGAAAATATCAGTGAAAATGGACAGTTGGTTATTGCGAATCCCTCCAAGCCAGGAAAAGATGGCCAACGGTCGTTTAAGTTTAATAAGGTCTTTGGCCCAGATGCTACTCAAG GAGAGGTGTTTGCAGATATCCAACCCTTTGTTAAATCAGTAGTTGATGGATATAATGTCTGTATATTTGCTTATGGTCAAACTGGTTCTGGGAAAACCTATACAATG ACTGGTCCTACTGGGGCAACTGAAGAGGAATGGGGTGTTAATTATCTAGCTTTGAACCATCTCTTCAAAGTCTCTCAAGATAGAAAAAGCAACATGGTCTATGAAGTAGAAGTTCAAATGGTTGAAATATACAACGAACAAGTGCGCGATTTATTATCCAGTGATGGTTCTCCGAAGAG AGTTGGGATTACAACTATCTCTCAACCTAATGGGTTAGCTGTACCTGAGGCTTGCATGCACCCTGTTATATCAACCTCCGATGTTTTAGATTTAATGGATATCGGATTCAAGAATCGAGCTGTTAGTGCTACTGCTCTTAATGCAAGAAGCAGTCGCTCTCACAG CATTGTCACTGTTCATGTTCGTGGGAAGAATGTAAAGACTGGAACTGTATTGTATGGTAATCTTCATTTGATAGACCTAGCAGGCAGTGAAAGAGTAGATAGATCTGAGGTAACTGGTCATAGGCTTAGGGAAGCACAACACATAAACAAATCATTATCTTCCCTAGGAGATGTAATTTTCGCTCTTGCAAAAAAGAGTCCTCATGTGCCCTACAGAAATAGCAAGCTCACTCAAGTACTTCAAAGCTCTCTTG GAGGCCAGGCAAAGACCATCATGCTTGTGCAGCTCAATCCTGATGCCACTTCCTTTTCTGAAAGTATGAGTACTTTGAAGTTCGCTGAACGAGTTTCTGGAGTTGAGCTAGGTGCTGCACAAAGTAGCAAAGAGGAGAAGGATGTTAGGGAGCTACTGGAGCAG ATGGCATCTCTCAAGGACAAAATAGCCGAAAAGGATGAGGAGATCAGGCGGTTGAAATCACTAAGAGATCTAAAACCACGGATACCGCAGCAACATCAACTGTGA